One window of Stigmatopora nigra isolate UIUO_SnigA chromosome 14, RoL_Snig_1.1, whole genome shotgun sequence genomic DNA carries:
- the LOC144207900 gene encoding zinc-binding protein A33-like: MVSAEFVRLREFLQEEEDSIKQKLQKQKEEKLGQLEKALTEATQQISRLESTADRLHVKLTEEENPEQLKGIKDFIGGAESLFERPSEVSVDLQSGEFLGPLQYRTWRKMSAIFQPAVRAVSLDPDTAYPCLWVSLCRTSVQVGKIQPELPNNPERFTRYNIVLGTEAFSQGRHYWEVEVGSKTAWGLGVARASVNRKEEINLCPEDGFWTVVLRDNGDGTCEYEACADTDEDSLLYPVKAPRRVGVYLDYERGEVGFYDAGDMSHLFTFYEAKFNEPVYPYFNPWPIINGYNWEPLTIVSPHWG; this comes from the exons AAAGGAGGAGAAACTGGGCCAACTGGAGAAAGCGCTGACGGAGGCCACGCAGCAAATTAGCCGGCTGGAAAGCACGGCCGACCGGCTTCACGTCAAACTGACCGAGGAAGAAAACCCAGAGCAGCTCAAG GGGATTAAAGATTTTATTGGCGG AGCCGAGAGCCTGTTTGAGCGCCCCTCAGAGGTCAGTGTGGATCTGCAGTCGGGAGAGTTTTTGGGACCCTTGCAGTACCGCACCTGGCGGAAAATGAGCGCCATATTTCAACCAG CCGTGAGGGCGGTCTCGCTGGACCCGGACACGGCCTACCCGTGCCTTTGGGTGTCCTTGTGCCGCACCAGCGTCCAGGTGGGCAAAATCCAGCCCGAGCTGCCCAACAACCCGGAGCGCTTCACCCGCTACAACATCGTCTTGGGCACCGAGGCCTTCTCCCAAGGCCGACATTACTGGGAAGTGGAGGTGGGCTCCAAGACGGCGTGGGGACTGGGCGTGGCCCGAGCCTCCGTCAACAGGAAGGAGGAGATCAACCTGTGCCCCGAGGACGGTTTCTGGACCGTGGTCCTGAGGGACAACGGGGACGGCACCTGCGAGTACGAAGCCTGCGCCGACACGGACGAGGACAGCTTGCTGTACCCCGTCAAAGCCCCCCGGCGGGTGGGGGTCTATCTGGACTACGAGCGAGGAGAGGTGGGCTTTTACGACGCCGGGGATATGAGCCACCTCTTCACCTTCTACGAGGCCAAGTTTAACGAGCCCGTCTACCCGTACTTTAACCCCTGGCCCATTATTAACGGCTACAACTGGGAGCCGCTGACTATCGTCTCGCCACACTGGGGATAG